Proteins encoded within one genomic window of Gambusia affinis linkage group LG09, SWU_Gaff_1.0, whole genome shotgun sequence:
- the LOC122837583 gene encoding CAP-Gly domain-containing linker protein 1-like, whose product METQMKEFFEEEAQCQEDGRKNSQNQDAGNSSEEEVNRLKTLLDAERAKFIEEHQRANDLEEELQRVKLKLEKCEFNGNDVDLGSEANKGTNELLMENKALQEVLAKLETDIINLAEQVETLQEQLEIEKSANAQTKTNNSFFKILKGENPAQTTEIKKAMTLLKKTSAEKERHLKEELKKMTDSYQDLQSNYDTSVKTLGQQVQSLQMKLRDNEEAHAEVLKMNQMLYSDLESENEALRGQLSSLQIATTEKETRLQRELDQMKEENLEMTKKFETDVLTLKNRVCSLERELKDDKEAHDEMAKINKLLYAELQAENETLHQKLASTQDASKEAERCIQKELDQVKDATLEMVRKYEIDILALREEIQSMEQEHRDERYRHAEVEIRNGKRAKFLHAEKNLLQKELDELK is encoded by the coding sequence ATGGAGACTCAGATGAAGGAATTCTTCGAAGAAGAGGCTCAATGCCAGGAAGATGGACGGAAGAACAGTCAAAATCAGGATGCCGGTAATTCTTCTGAGGAGGAAGTTAACAGACTAAAGACTCTCTTGGATGCAGAAAGAGCCAAATTCATTGAGGAACACCAGAGAGCAAATGATTTGGAAGAGGAACTGCAAAGAGTAAAACTGAAGCTAGAAAAATGCGAGTTTAATGGAAACGACGTTGACTTAGGTAGTGAGGCAAACAAAGGAACGAATGAACTTCTTATGGAAAATAAAGCCCTCCAAGAAGTTCTTGCCAAGCTTGAAACCGACATTATTAATCTAGCAGAACAGGTGGAAACGTTACAGgaacagctggagatagaaaaaTCTGCCAACGctcaaacaaagacaaacaacagtttttttaagaTCCTGAAAGGTGAAAATCCAGCTCAGactacagaaataaagaaggCCATGACACTGCTGAAGAAGACGTCTGCAGAGAAGGAGAGGCATCTGAAAGAAGAACTGAAAAAGATGACAGATTCTTACCAAGACTTACAATCCAACTATGATACTTCTGTTAAAACCCTTGGACAACAAGTGCAGTCATTACAGATGAAGCTTAGAGACAATGAAGAAGCTCATGCtgaagttttgaaaatgaacCAGATGCTTTATTCAGATTTAGAATCAGAAAATGAGGCTCTTCGTGGACAATTGTCATCTCTGCAAATCGCCACCACAGAGAAAGAGACGCGTCTCCAGAGAGAACTGGAccaaatgaaagaggaaaacctGGAAATGACCAAAAAATTTGAGACAGATGTTTTAACCCTTAAAAATCGGGTATGTTCACTGGAGCGGGAGCTGAAGGATGACAAAGAAGCTCATGATGAGATGGCGAAAATTAACAAACTGCTTTATGCAGAGTTACAGGCAGAGAATGAAACGCTTCATCAAAAATTGGCTTCAACGCAAGATGCTTCCAAAGAGGCGGAGAGATGCATCCAGAAAGAGCTGGACCAAGTCAAAGATGCAACTCTAGAAATGGTCCGAAAATATGAAATTGATATTTTAGCCCTTAGGGAGGAAATACAATCAATGGAGCAAGAACATAGAGACGAGAGATATCGTCATGCGGAGGTTGAGATACGGAACGGGAAGAGAGCAAAATTCCTCCACGCTGAGAAGAACCTGCTGCAAAAGGAACTGGACGAATTGAAATGA